The genomic interval TGCGTTGTCCGCTCTGGTACACTTGGGCTATCGCGCTCAAGATGCCAAAGAAGCCCTCAAGCGGGTGACAAAGGCTGCCTCAGGCTCTCTGGCGCTGAAGGAGCTTATTCGAGAAGGGCTCAAAGAACTAGCAAGGGGGTAGCATACATGGTATCAGTTTGTGCGGGGAGTACTGCCAGGCTCATCTTGTACTGTGCGGCGATGGGGACGTTGTTCAGTTCCCTCTCTCCATCTGTGAGCCTGGCGGAGGAATCCTCGGAGCCGAAAAGCATCCGGATGACATGCGGAAAATGTCCGGAAGGCTATGCGACGACCGGTGTGACGCAATCGCAAGACATTTGCAAAGATAACGATGGGACGCTTGTGCAATGCGTGCCACTCGGGGCGAATATGCTGGGGGTGTGTGGGACGTGCCCTGAAGGGTATGCACAGATCGGCAGTTCCTCGGTTCCCGCGCGTTGTGGGAGTAGTGATGGGGGGCGGCTGACCCAGTGCCAGTTGCGGAAAATGGAGATGACGTTCCCGGACGCCTCTCAGGGATACAAAACATGCCCTCCGGATTGTGGCAGTACAGCCCAACCTGGTCAGGGGGCTCTGCCGCCACCCCCACAGTACCAACAGATGCCAAGTCCCAAGTAGCAATCGATATTCGGCTATGACTGAACGCCTTGTCACCAACCACGCAACGGACGAGGAGCGAGGCCTGGAGCATGTTCTCCGGCCCCAGACGCTTGAGGAGTATATCGGTCAAGAAAAGATGAAGGAGTCGCTTCGGATTTGTATCGAGGCGGCGAGGCAGCGAGGAGAATCGCTTGACCACGCCATCTTTTACGGCCCACCTGGTCTTGGCAAAACGACTATTGCACATATCATTGCACGAGAAATGGGCGCGGCATTGAGGTCAACCTCGGGATTGGTCCTTGCTCATGCCGGCGATCTTGCCGCAGTGCTCACGAATCTTCAAGAACATGATGTGTTGTTCATCGATGAAATCCATCGACTTCCTGCCTCCGTGGAGGAGGCGCTCTATCCGGCGATGGAGGATTTCCAGCTGGACCTGGTTGTCGGGCAAGGACCAGCGACCAGGACCGTGAAACTCGATCTGCCGCCGTTTACGCTGGTGGGAGCGACGACGAGGGCCGGATCTCTCACCTCCCCGCTCCGCGATCGCTTTGGCTTGGTCTATCGGCTGGAGTTCTACGAACCGTCCGAGTTGGAGGCTATTGTCGTGAGATCAGCGGGTGTCCTGGGGGTCGGGATCAATCGCGGTGGGGCGACGGAAATCTCACGACGGGCGCGAGGGACGCCACGGATTGTCAATCGGCTCATCAAACGCATCAGAGACTACGCCCAGATCAAGG from Nitrospira sp. carries:
- the ruvB gene encoding Holliday junction branch migration DNA helicase RuvB gives rise to the protein MTERLVTNHATDEERGLEHVLRPQTLEEYIGQEKMKESLRICIEAARQRGESLDHAIFYGPPGLGKTTIAHIIAREMGAALRSTSGLVLAHAGDLAAVLTNLQEHDVLFIDEIHRLPASVEEALYPAMEDFQLDLVVGQGPATRTVKLDLPPFTLVGATTRAGSLTSPLRDRFGLVYRLEFYEPSELEAIVVRSAGVLGVGINRGGATEISRRARGTPRIVNRLIKRIRDYAQIKADGHITQQVAQEGLAWLGIDEAGFDDMDRKVLLTIIEKFNGGPVGVESLAAAVQEDKGTIEDVYEPYLIQAGFLDRTGRGRQVTKLAYDHFKRHSHLLM